In one Sporomusa sphaeroides DSM 2875 genomic region, the following are encoded:
- a CDS encoding tyrosine-type recombinase/integrase, translating to MAKRANGEGTICKRKDGLWTGAVTIGRDAETGKLIRKYFYGKSKTEVQEKKAAQLEKTKGLAYLDADKLSVSQWLNKWLTLYARTTVRQNTLEGYQFIVDNHVIPALGAVKLGKLQSNQIQGMVNAILDKGGSPRLAEFSFAVLRRSLRQALKEELIYRDPTLAVSLPKKQKKEIVPLTDEEWTALLATAAKPVFRSLYAALLLEWGTGIRRSELLGLRWPDIDFARGAVSICHAAISTKDGPQLAEPKSKKSRRTLPVPPTVLAELKKHKSRQAARQLKAKTWENNNLVFPTRSGGLQDPRVFSRRFARLVKAAGITSGLTFHGLRHDHATRLFAQGEHPRDVQDRLGHASITLTMDTYTHSMPSRQQAIASRLEANLPGRKPQADTAAAETAATAPTAAAVQQPVLQ from the coding sequence ATGGCAAAACGGGCCAATGGTGAAGGAACAATCTGCAAACGAAAGGACGGTCTTTGGACAGGGGCCGTTACGATCGGGCGCGACGCTGAAACAGGCAAGCTCATTCGCAAGTATTTCTACGGCAAAAGCAAAACCGAAGTGCAGGAGAAAAAGGCGGCCCAGTTAGAAAAGACCAAGGGCCTGGCTTATCTCGACGCCGACAAGCTGTCGGTCAGCCAGTGGCTGAATAAGTGGCTGACCCTTTATGCCCGGACCACTGTCCGGCAAAATACCCTGGAAGGCTATCAGTTCATTGTGGACAACCACGTCATTCCCGCGCTGGGGGCGGTCAAGCTGGGCAAGCTCCAGTCCAATCAAATTCAGGGCATGGTCAACGCCATCCTGGACAAGGGCGGCTCGCCGCGCCTGGCCGAGTTTTCCTTCGCCGTGCTGCGGCGCTCCCTCCGCCAGGCGCTTAAAGAGGAGCTCATTTACCGCGACCCCACCCTGGCCGTGTCTCTGCCGAAAAAGCAGAAAAAAGAAATTGTGCCGCTAACCGACGAGGAATGGACGGCGCTGCTGGCGACGGCTGCCAAGCCTGTCTTCCGTTCTCTCTACGCCGCGCTGCTGCTCGAATGGGGCACCGGCATCCGCCGCAGCGAACTGTTGGGGCTGCGCTGGCCGGACATTGACTTTGCCCGCGGCGCGGTGTCCATTTGCCACGCCGCCATTTCCACCAAGGACGGCCCTCAACTGGCGGAACCGAAATCGAAAAAAAGCCGGCGCACCCTGCCGGTGCCGCCCACCGTGCTGGCCGAACTGAAAAAGCACAAAAGCCGTCAGGCGGCCCGGCAGCTCAAAGCCAAAACGTGGGAGAACAACAACCTGGTCTTTCCCACCCGCAGCGGCGGCCTGCAGGACCCCCGCGTCTTCTCCCGCCGTTTCGCCCGCCTGGTGAAGGCGGCTGGCATTACCTCCGGCCTGACCTTCCACGGTCTGCGGCACGACCACGCCACGCGCCTTTTCGCCCAGGGCGAGCATCCCCGCGACGTGCAGGACCGCCTGGGCCACGCCTCCATTACGCTGACGATGGACACCTACACCCATTCCATGCCCAGCCGGCAGCAGGCTATCGCCAGTCGCCTGGAGGCCAATCTGCCCGGCCGCAAGCCGCAAGCTGACACGGCGGCCGCCGAAACCGCCGCGACTGCACCAACCGCGGCAGCGGTACAACAACCGGTACTGCAATAA
- a CDS encoding ASCH domain-containing protein, whose protein sequence is MFVLNFQSPNHEKLLISRQKNCTVRLGDMKNTYPENSMVWITVGQKFKTKRKLYPAMIDRVLIKKFSELTTHDLDHQNPEIKTVEELLAFFEKIYQKSLTLDDTVTVIYFSEIIEG, encoded by the coding sequence ATGTTTGTACTTAACTTTCAATCGCCAAACCATGAAAAGTTATTAATTAGTCGTCAGAAGAACTGTACTGTTCGTCTCGGAGATATGAAAAATACTTACCCTGAAAACTCAATGGTATGGATAACTGTCGGCCAAAAATTTAAAACTAAAAGGAAGCTATATCCCGCAATGATTGATCGGGTTCTAATAAAGAAATTTTCTGAGCTCACCACTCATGATCTAGACCATCAAAACCCTGAAATTAAAACTGTAGAAGAATTACTTGCTTTCTTTGAAAAAATTTATCAAAAATCTCTTACTCTAGATGACACTGTAACTGTAATCTATTTTTCAGAAATAATTGAAGGATAA